From Roseibium alexandrii DFL-11, the proteins below share one genomic window:
- a CDS encoding methylmalonyl-CoA mutase subunit beta — translation MPLSFSGPDHFYTADEESWWSAVDKALKGAARDRLTSHTDDGLPVQPLYANRTDQPARALRAKPGAWTISQRIDLPDFSAANAQILKDLEGGASGLDLVLDPIGLGTGRGTQIKTVDDFARLYAGVLPDLIETRIDAGNETFGLIKEFLSYLKSSHKNSAAVRLTASYDPNAAKTANAVDIAALKAVAEESVACGSPVRLLTADGQAWHNAGASDAQELALVLASAVAHMRALENATLAPEEWARRISITLVADANQFGTISKARAIRKLWASVLAGAGVPQDPADLHMVTSRRMLTRRDPWVNLLRNTVASFAAGVGGAGSVCVLPHTDAIGLPDAFARRLARNTQSMLLEESSLAKVMDPSAGSGAIEARTDQLCAAAWAFFQEIEAAGGLLAARQSGLVDKKISETKTKIEKDIARRKRPITGVSEFPNLGEKPVDVLSETNSDDGWRYAEPFEALRAAAEAHERATGQAPSIFLATLGPLAQFTARATWLASAFAAGGLKASEAAVYESIDEMAGAYKKSGAALACIVSSDTVYENEAEAAAKVLSDGGAKHIYLAGKPGDKGAAYRSAGVGTFVFAGCDILDLLRDAHSLLGLPSASAEQELEGQA, via the coding sequence ATGCCACTTAGTTTTTCCGGGCCAGATCACTTCTACACTGCTGATGAGGAGTCCTGGTGGTCCGCGGTCGATAAGGCTCTGAAAGGAGCTGCGCGCGATAGACTGACCTCTCATACCGATGACGGTCTGCCGGTCCAGCCGCTTTATGCCAACCGCACCGACCAGCCAGCCCGGGCTTTGCGAGCCAAGCCGGGTGCATGGACCATTTCACAGCGGATCGACCTGCCGGATTTTTCAGCTGCGAATGCGCAAATCCTGAAGGACTTGGAAGGTGGGGCCAGCGGTTTGGATCTTGTCTTGGATCCAATTGGATTGGGAACCGGTCGAGGTACCCAAATAAAGACTGTTGATGATTTTGCTCGCCTTTACGCTGGTGTTCTTCCCGATCTGATCGAAACCCGCATCGACGCAGGGAACGAGACCTTCGGGCTCATCAAAGAGTTTCTTAGCTACCTGAAATCCTCACACAAAAATTCGGCAGCCGTTCGTCTCACTGCCTCTTATGACCCGAATGCAGCCAAAACGGCCAATGCAGTTGATATCGCAGCTTTGAAAGCAGTAGCGGAAGAAAGTGTTGCGTGTGGTAGCCCGGTGCGCCTGCTGACCGCGGACGGTCAGGCCTGGCACAATGCGGGGGCAAGCGATGCGCAAGAGTTGGCGCTTGTGCTTGCTTCTGCCGTTGCGCACATGCGCGCTCTGGAAAATGCAACGCTCGCGCCGGAAGAATGGGCGAGGCGGATTTCGATCACTCTGGTCGCCGATGCTAATCAGTTCGGCACCATTTCCAAGGCCCGGGCCATCCGGAAACTTTGGGCGTCCGTTTTGGCAGGCGCTGGCGTGCCGCAAGACCCCGCCGATCTGCACATGGTTACCTCCCGGCGCATGCTGACCCGGCGCGACCCATGGGTGAACCTCCTCCGCAACACGGTGGCGTCTTTTGCGGCCGGTGTCGGTGGAGCTGGCAGTGTTTGTGTATTGCCGCACACAGACGCAATCGGTTTGCCGGATGCGTTCGCCCGCCGGCTCGCGCGCAACACCCAATCGATGCTTTTGGAAGAAAGCAGCCTGGCGAAGGTCATGGATCCGTCAGCTGGATCCGGAGCGATTGAGGCGCGGACGGATCAACTCTGCGCGGCTGCCTGGGCATTCTTCCAAGAAATCGAGGCAGCGGGTGGATTGCTCGCTGCGCGCCAGAGCGGACTGGTTGACAAGAAGATTTCTGAAACCAAAACGAAAATCGAAAAGGACATCGCCCGGCGCAAACGCCCGATCACGGGTGTCAGTGAGTTCCCAAATCTTGGAGAAAAGCCCGTTGATGTGCTTTCTGAGACAAACTCAGACGATGGCTGGCGCTATGCCGAACCTTTCGAGGCGCTCCGGGCCGCCGCGGAAGCACATGAAAGGGCAACGGGTCAGGCTCCGAGTATTTTTCTTGCGACCCTTGGTCCGCTCGCGCAGTTCACGGCTCGGGCCACGTGGCTGGCCAGCGCATTCGCAGCCGGCGGTCTGAAGGCGAGCGAAGCGGCCGTCTATGAATCTATCGACGAAATGGCGGGTGCTTACAAGAAAAGTGGCGCAGCGCTGGCGTGTATCGTGTCGTCCGACACTGTTTACGAAAACGAGGCCGAAGCTGCTGCGAAAGTCCTTTCTGATGGCGGGGCCAAACACATCTACCTTGCAGGAAAGCCGGGCGACAAGGGAGCCGCTTATCGTTCTGCCGGTGTCGGAACCTTCGTTTTTGCCGGTTGTGATATATTGGACCTGCTGCGTGATGCGCACAGCCTCTTGGGGCTCCCAAGCGCTTCAGCAGAACAAGAACTGGAGGGCCAAGCATGA